The Neodiprion lecontei isolate iyNeoLeco1 chromosome 2, iyNeoLeco1.1, whole genome shotgun sequence genome segment taaattttagtTAATCTTTATGAGTGATACAGTTTAATTCTAGTTACAAAAATGAGCGGCAAACAAGGACGTGAGCTAGCTCTGTCAATGCTCCGAGTACTGCCCCGCGTAACTTTGGCGAACATCCGAGATAATCCCGGCTCGAGACAAACTGTAAGTTTGTGCTTTAATTTTGTAAGATGTAAACATGATGGAACGTTGACAGACACTTGACAATGATATTACAAATATCCCAACCAGTTTTTCCCAACATATGAAATTTCAGTTCACTAATGAATTTGCTTGGCGCAACATTGTCTCCTTACCGAATATCGGAGCTAAGATtagattaggttaggttggaTTAGGTTTTCCAACTGGACAGCAATTCATTGATGAGATATGCCATTGAATGCGAAAAGGATGTATATGAGCTCTTATATCATtccgtttttcaatttctcaaacCACTGTTGTGTTATCAACGCGCAACACTTTACACAGTTTAGTTATTACCTGTACACACAAGCTAAAGTATTTAGATAATGTTCATTGAAAACTTACGTTGCATAGAAAAAAAGAGGCAGAGCTCAGCATGGAGGTGATTATCATGGAGCTGGAAATAAGGGATCAGGTCAAAGGCAAAACTACATGCGACCTGGTTACGAAACTGGAAATAATCCATTTTACTTGAGATTCGGTTATGAGCCATATTACAAAGGGCATCAGTAAGTGttctaaatttcaatcaatcccTATTAATATTGTTGTAATTCAAAGCAATTAAATTTCTCTTTATGTTTTTGTTGCAAAACCACGTTTGCTTTTCTTTTAGTACTTTCataaattgttaaaataattattttatttgcctTGCAGCCTGCGGAGACAGTACCCACCTCTGTCTTTATCCAAACTTCAACAGTTCATAGATACTAACAGAATAGATGCTTCGAAACCTATAGATCTCGCAGCTCTACTGAATACTGGACTTTATCATATAACGCCACACATGAAACATGCAGGAGTTCACCTCACTGATGAggcaaatataattttattatttaaacaataacTAACATTATTTgacgtttgaaaaaagaatgaattatGTACATCTACAGTGAATTTATGTTTCACGTTTaacttaattttatttataattttccacaGGGAGCCGATGAGTTTCAAGGAAAAGTTAATATAGAAGTTCAGTGGGCATCAGAGCCTGTAATCGCTGCCATTGAAAGAAATGGAGGAGTGATTACAACAACCTACTATGATCAACAGAGTTTGCATGCTGTATTGAAtcccagaaaatttttcgagaaaGGTACTTATGCAATTTTACACTACCTAATTTTACTGGAAAATGAGGATCAGCGACTGTTTTTGCTGggtacataattttttatgtatttaatcttttaaaacaaatatttatcagGTGAAGCTATTCCAAGAAGAATGTTGCCCCCCATGGATTGCTTAGAATATTATTCAAGTGCAGAAACGCGTGGATATTTAGCAGACCCAGAAAAAGTATGTCATGAGCGCTTGGTACTAGCGCAAAAGTATGGCTATAATCTTCCAAAAATTGAGGAAGATCCTCAATATGAAATGCTGTCTGAACGTAAAGACCCTCGTCAAATATTCTACGGACTCGAGCCAGGCTGGGTCGTCGTTCTCAAGGACAAGGCAATCTTGAAACCGAAAGCCGattatttgaaagaattttaccaaaattaaTAACCCGTGTATTTATAGTTccttaataaaaatatatacagtAGAATTagacattattttcattggaTTAATGTCGTtatggtataaaaataatagaaatatcaagtcataaaacaaatatttatataataggTATATGAAGagtgtaaatgaaattttttcacgcagTCAAGTTGTACTTTTCATTATCGGCCAGGCGATAACCCAGATTCTCTTTTCGAAGAACGTTGAGTAACATCTCTTCACTGAGGCTCCATAGTTTTTCAGCTAATGCTGAATCTTGAGCAGCAGCAGAAGAATCACACCGATagcaattgttgaaataaatacCTGTTGCTCCTTCAAGTTCTGGCGCAGTTGCACAAAATACAGACGTGCTAGCGGCTTGTTGCTAGAATAAAGCAATGGAgcgtatttttatattcattaaaTAGTCCAATTTCTTGGAATATCAGTTCAGTTTCAGTTTTCCGATTATTTACCAATGATTTTGTGAATGGGCGTGCCAAAGCGTACAATAATCTCCAAAGCCACCAGTGCCTAGATATATCCGTAGAAACTATATTTCCAGGGTGCAAACAAAACACAGCAACAGATGGCCACCGTTTAGCTAATTCTACAGCAAATAAAACATTACAGAGCTTCGAGTTATTGTACGCTCCCATTGCCCAGTAGCTACTTGCCGGTGGTGACAAGACTGAGGGATGAATATCATCCGGGGATTTTATAGAAGAGAATCTGAAACGTAAGTAACAGGTCAAGGTTCAATAAAGTGCCTCatgaaaatagttaacaaaAGTTGTGTGTAGATGTGTTTGGTACAAGAATTTTACCTATGCGATTCACTTGATACGACGACAATTCTAGCATTTTCCGTATTGTGTATGATGGGCTCAAGTAACatcgtgaaataaaattgtgcCAGATGATTTGTTTGAAACGTTGATTCATAACCATTTACAGTTATTAAGTGTGGTATACCAAAGACTCCAGCATTCAATATGAGTATATCAAGCTTTCTGAAAGTAAAACAGTGATTCAGTAATTTATTAAATGAAGATTTACTTTTCTCAAACGAAAAATGAACGAGTTTACTTACGTGTACTCAAGCTTAAGTTTGGAAGCAGCTTCGGTAACATTTTCTAGATTATTTAGATCCAAGTGTAGTAATTCACACTCAACATTCTCCTTTTcctttattattttgtttacaGCTTCTTGGCCTCTGTCCAGGTTTCGGCAGGCTAGGATTACTTTGCAGCCATGTAAAGCCAAGGACCTGGCAGTTTCAAAACCTGAATTAAGGTCACTCAAAGATTAGTGATAACTAATCAACAAAGGCAATCTTGAAGTTTTAATGTTTAATTTCAGGAGCTAGTTACCTATGCCACAATTAGCACCAGTAATAATTGCTATTTTTCCTTTAAGATCTCTGCCATGTAGTACAGACAGAGCTGTACTACTTGCATCAAATCTTTGTCGAATTGGTTGTGACATCTCTCTGTACTCCGTGGCAAAGGCTAAGCGTGGATCTGTGTATGTAGTTGTGCGATTGACGTGATCAACAAACAGAACTTTACCATTTtcagaaatacatttttcccAGCCAGGTGGTAgttctgaaaataatatcgTGCATATTAGGTACATTAAATCAATGTCATTTTGAGGTGTTAATTATTAAGCCTGTTGTGAAGTttgttgcaaattttcaatgtaaaACTTTAAAcattatcgttaaaaaattatacttttacATACATACCTCCTTCTACAACTTTTTTACGTCCAGTACGAGGATGCATCCATTGGGTTCCCTTGGTGTAGTGGCTGccaaaacagaaaaacaattataagCCCAGATAGACAAGACGAATTGACTCGATTATGGATTCTTGATTGTAATCTCGACTGACAGTAGTTTCGTCAACTGAAAATTGTAGGTAGTAAGAGACTGCCGTTACCACCGTATTCGTCATACTCTTTTGCTTGCTTCGAAATGAAAACCGTAGCTGGCTGtctttatcaattttcagtCAACGGTTGTTGGTTCAAACTCGACCTAACTTAACCCAACTTGACAATCATTAAATCCTTGAATTTGCGAAAGCTAgttgcgtaaaaaaaattttaagtaaacAGTATGATTTTCGGACTTACTAACTTTACGTAGTAAACGTTGCCATCCAACGTAGCTCGTTCCTCCCATCCCGGTGGTAACTCGTCTTCGCTATCCGAATCCGACATAACACCCACCATCTTGGAATTATAAACTCAATCTGATAGAGGGGAAGTTGGCAAGGATCGAGCTGTCAGTTTCAGGAGCCGGAAAGCGCCGAATTCGATCCGTGTATAGCTATGAACTTGTgtggaaataaatttcagtaaTTATAGAATtacatgtaaaattttctgaaattttcatgccttGACCGGTTATGAATACGGGCACTGTTAAAATAATCGATTGTAAAGTGTTATTCCAATAACGTAAGTATTCGGCTAAAAATTCATCCTTCATTTAGTAGTGCGAAGTTGGTTGCGGGCCGCGCCCGGAGTAGTGAGATAAATCGATAAATTGTATCACTGTAATAATCGACAAGCATTTCTTCCTGTCAAATAGATGATGGCAGCGACGGTCGTTGAAATGATGTCGCAGACGCAGAGCAATGGGTTTCAgtcaaaaaagaaagaagaggcGGATAATAAAGACAACTTATGGTACGTCAATtccaaaaaatgaagaaattccTTCACCTGATCACAGCATGTCATagataaaacgaaaaaaaattctcactaGTGTTAAAAAACATTCTTCCGATCTCTACATGACACCCACATATTTTTGACTATATATACGTAGCTAGTTCACACATGCTAATACACACAATGTGAGATTCTCTTTTCTTCCGTACACAGTAATGTGTAGTATAATGTGTTCATGACCCACAGTTCCCCCActgtattttttgtatttcaattCCTTTCCAGGTCCTCTATTTTAGCCGAAGTTCAAAATAGTGGGAACAACAAGCTGCCTTCGTACAAAAATGTTCTGGTACTAGGTAAAGTACATATATCCAAACATGATTAATTTCATGCAACATTGTATTGTAATTTAAAAACGTGTTATGCATCTGAAGTGGTAACAGTGTGAAGGTGGTAGTAGTAGTCATGTGTCACTGAACGCGATGCGTGAGGTATTCGCATGACATCATACTTCCTCACCTTGTCTTGTCAGGTGAGGAAGATGTGTAggtgtataattattacttaataatttcattcctCTATTTATTTTCAGGTGATAATGAGAGTGGTAAGACAACACTCATAGCCAAACTGCAGGGTGTAGAAGACCCGAAAAAAGGTTCTGGTCTCGAGTTTGCTTATATTGATGTTCGTGACGACTACAGAGATGGTAATGAGTCATCCTGTCTCTAAAGTAACAGCTGtaatagtaacaataatcATTTCACAGTCAAAGGAATGGTTGAACATGGGGATCAGTTTAGAAATACAATATCGAAGTAAACTATAAACTTAATAGGATAGTTTTaacattttcgaaataattcatacCTAACCGGATGCTTTTTTGGATAGTATTTAAGTTGTACAGTATGTTAATTGACCAATAATTTAATCTTGAAAGAAGATAGGATAGGatttaaatgtttatttacattcttttatcatttataAAGGCATACCTGTAGAGTACATCGGCGTTCGCCTGATAGctatgaaataaatgaatttataatacTAACGTTAATACGGAAAATGAGAAAGGAATTCGGTTCattaatttgttaaattttttaacaaaatgctaataataaaataacattattCCATATGTTGTTATTAAGCCAAACTATTAATTGTTTAAACAGATCAGACAAGGCTGTCGGTTTGGGTACTCGACGGAGATCCTGGTCATACAAATCTATTGAGATTTGCCTTAAGTGCAGAAAGATTTCCACATACCTTAGTGATGTTAGTAGCGGCAATGACTAGTCCATGGGCTATCTTAGAACAACTACAGTCCTGGGCAGCGATACTTGGTGATCACGTTGATAAATTATCTCTTGATAATGACACAAGGCAGCATTGTCGGCAGCTTAGTAAGAATgtcttcatttattttttgactttGTACAAGGACTTATAAATTGATGTCTCGTCTGATCCGCCTGagtcttttcttttcactttatttAGACATCAAAAAGTGGCAGGAGTATACGGAACCTGGCGATGAATTAGATCCGGGAAGTCCATTGAGACGTACCAGCCGCAATCTAGATGAAGAAGCTGTTGATGGTTTACCTTTGCCTGACGGAGTACTCACTACTAATTTGGGTCTGGACGTTGTTGTTGTCATCACGAAAACGGATTATATGACAACGCTCGAAAAAGAACACGATTACAAGTAGGCCTTAAATACTTTATGCACTCTTGTTTATTGTTAGATACATACGCAATGAAACTGAACATATCAACTGTAATTAACAGAAGCATAAATGGACCATAACTCATttataattgatttttgatgATTATCAATTCGTACTTTTACCAGGGACGAACATTTCGACTTTATGCAGCAATGGGTGAGACGGTTCTGTCTCCAGTATGGCGCAGGACTGTTTTATACTTCTGCTAAAGAAGACAAAAACTGTGATTTGCTTTATAAATATCTAACACATAGAATTTATTCATTACCTTTTCGAACACCGGCGTTGGTAGTTGAGAAGGATGCTGTACTTATGTGAGTATTTAAATTATCACAATCCTTTCAGGGTTCTGTAGTATTTTTGAGTAACGTCCAACTCTTCCGTACTTACAGTCCTGCTGGATGGGATAACATGAAGAAAATAAGTATTCTCCACGAGAACTTGCAAACGATGAAGCCAGACAGTTATTATCGTGACATTATTACTCAGCCGCAAGTAAATCGCAAGGTAAAGTGTGaactaataattttattttacagatTACCCCAAACAAAAGAACGTCATGTGTCTCCtgaattgaaaatacatttaAGACTAAAATACGAGACTTCGTTCATTTTATAACCGTTCGAAAGCAAATAAACCctttttgcatatttattgATAACTTTTCTGGTGCTTTATATATTGAATTCggattataaacaaaaattaattacctcATTGTTGAATACGTGCTAATAGACTGTAGCACGGGAAGTCGAAGTTCAAGCAGAAGAAGAGCAAACCTTCCTTGCCAAACAGCAAGCAGCATTGACCGGTTTCAAAGACCCGACACGGTCGCCAACGACCCGTAACCAGGCAAGCAGTGAAACCATCATACAGGTCATACCAATTATGATTAGAGCATGCTGTTGATATTTGTGAAATTGTAACTAACAGCGAGATTCAGGGAGTCTTTAACTTGTCGAatcataatattatataacaaCCAACTGACTAATTTGTAAAAGTCATTAATGCTGAAGCTTTTTGTGATGCCAAATAATCAGAacatataattaattaacgatAAATCATATCGTGACTCACCACCACAGTACAACCGAATATCTATgcggtatttttttctctgagtCACCTAAAATCATCTGTAGTCCCAATAATTTCAATCCGATTACATTTTTCTTGCTGACTTAAAGTGAATTACTTTTTACGAACTAAATTAGAGTTcctaaatgataataattgaaatagcTCAAAGCAAACTTGTGATTCAAGCTTCTAAGTTGTCATTTAACAATGTACATTCATTTTTGTAGCATGCTCTAATTTATTTGTGGTATGAATTTACATTAACTGTCTCTGGAAATTAGTCTTGCCCCCATATCTACATTTAAATCTGCACCTCAGGTGGCATCACCTAACAAAAAATTGGACCCAAAAAGTGCAGGAAATACACCTGGAGGAGAGGGTGTATTAgcaaatttcttcaattctctGCTCTCCAAGAAATCCGGAGCATCCCCTGGTTCTCCAGGAACTCCAGGTGCTGTCGTATCCAGTACAGTTAAAACTGGTAATTTGaatagaataaatatatgaacacaaaaatttaatgtcaAAGAAGCAAAATTTAGCAATTCTTTCTATACAAACTATACTGTCATTGAATTTTCTATTGAAAGTTCTACCCTGTCCACAGAAATAACGAGTCCAGATGCAGGGCCGGTCGACAAAGCGGCTATGCGCAATGATGCGGCAGCTGAGTTGGATCGGCTaacgcgaatgaaaaaaataccgcCGCCTGATTTAAACTCGTCATCCGAGTGCTAGACCAACGCGAGCTTGTTTTGCGACCCATTCACGATGGCATGGGACTGACTAGTGAGGCTAGCGCTCTGGTTCTAGAACGTCAAGCGATCAATTAGTGGATTTGAAAAGCCTAAAATCTACTGAATATTGAACGCGGCGAGATTGCGGGCAGTGGAAACCGGCGTTTAATCTTGAGAATCCGTATTGCCATTCTGAACTGGTTTTTGATCCAATTGTGTTGCTTATCAACGAAAAGTAACAATCGTGCAGTCACTTCTGTCTGCGCACAAGACAGATGCAGCGTACGATTCGTCGTAGTTCATTATACGTGCTTACATAAGcttgtaattatttgtttcaCTAAATAAGAAATAGTGCAAAATCAAACGAAAGTACCTACTTTCATTTCGATTCATAACGTCCTGgactattatttatttcttttgaagACGAGAGACAAAGAATCATCTTTTTGGCACGAACTAATGCATATTTACATACTCTTGATTATTTAGATGATTTAATGACTCGTTTTGTGGATAATTTTGGAACCTAACGACTAACGTGGTTGTAATGTGAAAATGGTACGAAGGgagcaatttttcataataacGAACGTGCAATATCACATTATGGGAGTTCTGCCTGGTAGTACGATAGCATTTAACCGTACTATAAACTcagtaattgaaattatactaATTACTAATAATCGGGTGGAGAATGGGCCGCAAAggcaattatattttttttccttcgagactaaaattactcaaaaagacatgaaacgaaaaataagataaaatatatataatgcgCCACAGCAGTTAGACAACAGCCATAATTGTTgtctgttgaaaaaattaaatacttcATAATATGAAGAATAGGAATCCCTCGAGGTTTAAtgtaacgaaatatttatataacgtAATAAATAAACTTCAATTAAGCTTACGCACATGCCCTTGCGTCTCGTCATGCATACATATAGTAAGTTATTTAGTGAACCATTGGCAGCAATCTTTATTCCGTTatacaaaaattcacactTTTTTTGactatttctctttcttttgttcacatgaaaaaaattgtattcattCAGATACGGTAACGTTGAAGTCACTTTTAAGAGTTGTTTTTTCACCACATTACTCAAACTAGCGATCGGTCTAACTTTGATGACGTCAATTGATGAAAGGAGTATATGAGTTTGCACGAgtgtgtaaagaaaaatttttgtaagaGTTGTATATTTTAATGAGATTTTAGTTTTTGTTCATAGCAGTTAGGTGATTATTGctttcacgtgaaaaaaagaTAACGCTATTTCTCTACCACAAACCATTATGCACTTATTGTATCCTCCGTCTGCAGACAAAACTCATCTAAAACTGTAAACATTTGTTTTTtgattatatacatacacggcTTTATACTCGTCCTAATGAACAGTGTAATATCATCTacataattgataaaaataaataatttttcatacagaccttgtgttttatttcacca includes the following:
- the LOC107217006 gene encoding 39S ribosomal protein L15, mitochondrial, producing the protein MSGKQGRELALSMLRVLPRVTLANIRDNPGSRQTKKRGRAQHGGDYHGAGNKGSGQRQNYMRPGYETGNNPFYLRFGYEPYYKGHHLRRQYPPLSLSKLQQFIDTNRIDASKPIDLAALLNTGLYHITPHMKHAGVHLTDEGADEFQGKVNIEVQWASEPVIAAIERNGGVITTTYYDQQSLHAVLNPRKFFEKGEAIPRRMLPPMDCLEYYSSAETRGYLADPEKVCHERLVLAQKYGYNLPKIEEDPQYEMLSERKDPRQIFYGLEPGWVVVLKDKAILKPKADYLKEFYQN
- the LOC107217017 gene encoding cytoplasmic dynein 1 light intermediate chain 2 isoform X1 — translated: MMAATVVEMMSQTQSNGFQSKKKEEADNKDNLWSSILAEVQNSGNNKLPSYKNVLVLGDNESGKTTLIAKLQGVEDPKKGSGLEFAYIDVRDDYRDDQTRLSVWVLDGDPGHTNLLRFALSAERFPHTLVMLVAAMTSPWAILEQLQSWAAILGDHVDKLSLDNDTRQHCRQLNIKKWQEYTEPGDELDPGSPLRRTSRNLDEEAVDGLPLPDGVLTTNLGLDVVVVITKTDYMTTLEKEHDYKDEHFDFMQQWVRRFCLQYGAGLFYTSAKEDKNCDLLYKYLTHRIYSLPFRTPALVVEKDAVLIPAGWDNMKKISILHENLQTMKPDSYYRDIITQPQVNRKTVAREVEVQAEEEQTFLAKQQAALTGFKDPTRSPTTRNQASSETIIQVASPNKKLDPKSAGNTPGGEGVLANFFNSLLSKKSGASPGSPGTPGAVVSSTVKTEITSPDAGPVDKAAMRNDAAAELDRLTRMKKIPPPDLNSSSEC
- the LOC107217018 gene encoding WW domain-containing oxidoreductase isoform X2, with amino-acid sequence MHPRTGRKKVVEGELPPGWEKCISENGKVLFVDHVNRTTTYTDPRLAFATEYREMSQPIRQRFDASSTALSVLHGRDLKGKIAIITGANCGIGFETARSLALHGCKVILACRNLDRGQEAVNKIIKEKENVECELLHLDLNNLENVTEAASKLKLEYTKLDILILNAGVFGIPHLITVNGYESTFQTNHLAQFYFTMLLEPIIHNTENARIVVVSSESHRFSSIKSPDDIHPSVLSPPASSYWAMGAYNNSKLCNVLFAVELAKRWPSVAVFCLHPGNIVSTDISRHWWLWRLLYALARPFTKSLQQAASTSVFCATAPELEGATGIYFNNCYRCDSSAAAQDSALAEKLWSLSEEMLLNVLRKENLGYRLADNEKYNLTA
- the LOC107217017 gene encoding cytoplasmic dynein 1 light intermediate chain 2 isoform X2, with protein sequence MMAATVVEMMSQTQSNGFQSKKKEEADNKDNLWSSILAEVQNSGNNKLPSYKNVLVLGDNESGKTTLIAKLQGVEDPKKGSGLEFAYIDVRDDYRDDQTRLSVWVLDGDPGHTNLLRFALSAERFPHTLVMLVAAMTSPWAILEQLQSWAAILGDHVDKLSLDNDTRQHCRQLNIKKWQEYTEPGDELDPGSPLRRTSRNLDEEAVDGLPLPDGVLTTNLGLDVVVVITKTDYMTTLEKEHDYKDEHFDFMQQWVRRFCLQYGAGLFYTSAKEDKNCDLLYKYLTHRIYSLPFRTPALVVEKDAVLIPAGWDNMKKISILHENLQTMKPDSYYRDIITQPQVNRKTVAREVEVQAEEEQTFLAKQQAALTGFKDPTRSPTTRNQVASPNKKLDPKSAGNTPGGEGVLANFFNSLLSKKSGASPGSPGTPGAVVSSTVKTEITSPDAGPVDKAAMRNDAAAELDRLTRMKKIPPPDLNSSSEC
- the LOC107217018 gene encoding WW domain-containing oxidoreductase isoform X1, with amino-acid sequence MVGVMSDSDSEDELPPGWEERATLDGNVYYVNHYTKGTQWMHPRTGRKKVVEGELPPGWEKCISENGKVLFVDHVNRTTTYTDPRLAFATEYREMSQPIRQRFDASSTALSVLHGRDLKGKIAIITGANCGIGFETARSLALHGCKVILACRNLDRGQEAVNKIIKEKENVECELLHLDLNNLENVTEAASKLKLEYTKLDILILNAGVFGIPHLITVNGYESTFQTNHLAQFYFTMLLEPIIHNTENARIVVVSSESHRFSSIKSPDDIHPSVLSPPASSYWAMGAYNNSKLCNVLFAVELAKRWPSVAVFCLHPGNIVSTDISRHWWLWRLLYALARPFTKSLQQAASTSVFCATAPELEGATGIYFNNCYRCDSSAAAQDSALAEKLWSLSEEMLLNVLRKENLGYRLADNEKYNLTA